A portion of the Paenibacillus marchantiae genome contains these proteins:
- a CDS encoding OsmC family protein — MANVQTFKATAHLQDGVKVITKARQFELIIDEPTNLGGTDTGMNPVEALLASLGACQSIVARIYASKFDVVLDDFRVEVEGELDLDGFFNRSDVRPGYSDIRYTFYIKTSSSEEKVESFVQFLESKCPVGDTISNPVNTKLNRVIIENGISL; from the coding sequence ATGGCTAATGTTCAGACTTTCAAAGCTACTGCACACCTACAAGATGGGGTTAAAGTAATCACCAAAGCAAGACAATTCGAACTGATCATCGATGAGCCAACAAACCTCGGTGGTACGGATACAGGAATGAATCCTGTAGAAGCTTTACTTGCCTCCCTTGGCGCATGTCAATCCATTGTGGCCCGGATCTATGCATCCAAATTCGATGTCGTCCTTGATGATTTCAGAGTTGAAGTTGAAGGTGAACTGGATCTTGACGGATTTTTTAACCGATCTGATGTACGCCCCGGTTATTCCGATATCCGATACACGTTTTATATCAAAACCAGCTCATCTGAAGAAAAAGTTGAATCATTTGTACAATTTCTAGAAAGTAAATGTCCTGTGGGTGATACGATTTCCAATCCGGTGAATACCAAGCTCAATCGCGTCATTATCGAAAATGGGATATCATTGTAA
- a CDS encoding AraC family transcriptional regulator: MSDNAVQQKQELTELIKRHSIHNSSKETVIPSLYVYQHSSISEPAYRVYKPSFCVIVQGLKEILLAQERFEYGPSNYLIASMNLPVIGQIIKASTDMPYLSLKLEFTQNQILEVLNECNIKVTSKENARRALFVGQMEPSIQDAVLRLVRLLDTPGEIPFLAPLYTREILYRLLQGPYGAELAQIAVEGSSSYRIREAIEHIVRHWEQPFRIEDLAETANMSVSSFHRHFKEITAMSPLQFQKQLRLQEARRLLMAESADAADVAFRVGYESASQFSREYSRMFGAPPRADIKRLKEKYDHVMSE, from the coding sequence ATGTCCGATAACGCAGTGCAGCAGAAACAGGAACTCACCGAACTAATCAAGCGCCATTCCATTCATAACAGCTCTAAGGAAACGGTAATCCCTTCCCTGTATGTCTATCAGCATTCCAGCATAAGTGAGCCTGCTTACAGGGTTTACAAGCCTTCCTTTTGTGTGATCGTTCAAGGCTTGAAAGAAATCTTGCTGGCACAGGAAAGATTCGAATACGGACCATCCAATTATCTAATTGCTTCCATGAACCTTCCAGTGATTGGTCAGATTATAAAAGCATCCACTGATATGCCTTACCTGAGTCTGAAGCTTGAGTTTACACAGAACCAGATTCTTGAAGTACTGAATGAATGTAATATTAAGGTCACGTCTAAAGAAAACGCCAGACGCGCCCTATTTGTTGGACAGATGGAGCCCTCCATTCAAGATGCTGTACTTCGATTGGTTCGGCTGCTGGATACACCAGGAGAAATCCCGTTCCTTGCCCCACTCTATACGCGGGAGATCCTGTACCGGCTTTTGCAGGGACCTTATGGAGCTGAACTGGCCCAGATTGCAGTGGAAGGCAGCAGTAGCTACCGGATTCGGGAAGCCATTGAGCATATTGTTCGACATTGGGAGCAGCCTTTTCGAATCGAAGATCTTGCGGAGACAGCCAATATGAGTGTGTCCTCGTTCCATCGACATTTCAAAGAAATTACCGCCATGAGCCCACTTCAGTTTCAGAAGCAGCTGAGGCTTCAGGAAGCACGTCGTCTCCTTATGGCTGAGTCAGCTGATGCTGCGGATGTAGCATTCCGGGTTGGTTACGAGAGTGCGTCGCAATTCAGCCGGGAGTACTCCCGCATGTTCGGCGCGCCGCCGAGAGCAGATATCAAACGTTTGAAGGAAAAATATGATCATGTTATGAGTGAATAA
- a CDS encoding NAD(P)H-binding protein: MSHVLVLGANGQIAREAIDLFLKETDVRLTLYLRKSSRLGNIDSNRARVIDGDVMDQVKLKDAMNGVDVVYVNLAGDLEQYARTIVETMKSAGVKRLIFISSMGIYDELPGQKYSSILDPYRKAASIVEASDLDYTVLRPAWFTRSNEIDYEITQKGEPFKGSEVSCKSVAALVVKLAESPELEIRRSLGVSKPH; the protein is encoded by the coding sequence ATGAGTCATGTATTAGTTTTGGGTGCCAACGGTCAAATCGCCCGCGAAGCGATAGACTTGTTTCTCAAGGAAACCGATGTCAGGCTAACACTCTATTTGCGGAAATCCAGCAGGCTTGGAAATATCGATTCGAATCGTGCGCGTGTGATCGACGGTGACGTGATGGATCAAGTCAAATTGAAAGACGCCATGAATGGCGTGGACGTTGTCTATGTCAATCTTGCAGGTGATCTGGAACAGTACGCCAGAACCATCGTGGAAACGATGAAATCTGCAGGAGTGAAACGACTAATTTTTATCAGTTCTATGGGGATCTACGATGAATTGCCTGGACAGAAGTACAGCAGTATATTGGACCCTTATCGTAAAGCAGCTTCCATTGTTGAAGCTTCAGATCTAGATTATACAGTCTTACGGCCAGCGTGGTTTACCAGATCAAACGAGATTGATTATGAAATAACCCAGAAAGGCGAGCCTTTCAAAGGAAGCGAAGTATCCTGCAAAAGCGTGGCCGCTCTGGTGGTTAAGCTGGCAGAGTCACCAGAACTGGAAATACGACGCAGTCTTGGTGTGAGTAAACCCCATTAA
- a CDS encoding aldo/keto reductase — translation MQKRTLGNSGLEVSAIGLGCMGMSYGYGPASDKTEMIAVIREAVERGVTFFDTAEVYGPYINEELVGEALSPVRDQVVIATKFGFDIQGGKQSGMNSRPEQIRKVAEESLKRLKIEEIDLFYQHRVDPDVPIEEVAGAVQDLIREGKVKHWGLSEAGVNTIRRAHAVQPVAAVQSEYSLWWRRPEEELIPALEELGIGFVPFSPLGKGYLTGSFNAKTTFDQGDLRNILPRFTPEALEANQVLVDLLKEKAEKMQATPAQIALAWLLAQKPWIVPIPGTRKSSRLKENMGAADIELTPEDVQSINEAASKITLMGSRYTEELERRTGL, via the coding sequence ATGCAAAAACGAACACTGGGAAATAGCGGATTGGAAGTTTCGGCAATTGGGCTTGGTTGTATGGGAATGAGTTACGGGTATGGTCCAGCTTCGGACAAAACGGAAATGATTGCGGTCATACGGGAAGCTGTTGAACGCGGTGTAACTTTCTTTGATACCGCCGAAGTCTATGGTCCATATATCAATGAAGAACTCGTTGGCGAAGCACTTTCCCCTGTACGTGATCAGGTTGTCATAGCGACAAAGTTCGGATTTGACATTCAAGGTGGCAAACAGAGCGGGATGAATAGCCGTCCTGAGCAGATCAGGAAAGTTGCTGAAGAGTCTCTTAAACGACTTAAGATCGAGGAAATTGATTTGTTTTACCAGCACCGTGTTGATCCGGATGTACCGATTGAAGAGGTTGCCGGAGCCGTGCAGGATCTGATTCGAGAAGGTAAAGTGAAGCATTGGGGGTTATCGGAAGCTGGCGTGAACACGATTCGACGTGCACATGCCGTTCAGCCGGTCGCTGCTGTTCAGAGCGAATATTCCTTATGGTGGAGACGTCCGGAAGAAGAACTGATTCCAGCGCTTGAGGAGCTCGGTATTGGGTTTGTCCCTTTTAGTCCTTTGGGTAAAGGATATCTCACGGGAAGTTTTAATGCAAAAACAACGTTTGATCAGGGGGATTTGCGTAATATTCTGCCACGCTTCACGCCCGAGGCGCTCGAGGCCAATCAAGTGCTGGTTGATCTGTTGAAAGAGAAGGCGGAGAAGATGCAAGCTACCCCTGCGCAAATCGCACTTGCTTGGTTGCTGGCCCAAAAACCATGGATTGTACCGATCCCGGGAACGCGCAAGTCAAGTCGTCTCAAAGAAAATATGGGTGCGGCGGACATTGAACTTACACCCGAAGATGTACAGAGCATTAATGAAGCAGCTTCAAAAATCACCCTGATGGGTTCTAGATATACGGAAGAATTGGAGAGAAGAACGGGTCTTTGA
- a CDS encoding aldo/keto reductase, translating to MEYVKLGRTGLDVSRLCLGCMSYGVPERGIAPWSLNEEESRPFIQKALDLGINFFDTANVYSDGTSEEIVGRALKDFARRDEVVIATKVYFRMKPGPNGAGLSRKAIMNEIDNSLKRLGTDYVDLYQIHRWDSSTPIEETMEALHDVVKAGKVRYIGASSMYAWQFMKAQHTAERNGWTPFVSMQNLLNLMYREEEREMLPLCREEGVGVIPWSPLAKGRLTRDWDEKTARSSNDEAGDRLAAGMVDADRKIVETVADIANKRGVSRATVALAWLLQKEGVTAPIVGATKEHHLEDAVAALSVKLDAQEIASLEEYYVPHKIYGM from the coding sequence ATGGAATATGTAAAATTGGGTCGTACCGGACTGGACGTTTCGAGATTATGTCTTGGTTGCATGAGCTATGGAGTTCCTGAACGCGGAATCGCTCCATGGTCGTTGAATGAGGAAGAGAGTCGTCCTTTTATACAAAAAGCGCTGGACTTGGGTATTAACTTCTTTGATACAGCCAACGTCTATTCGGATGGTACAAGCGAAGAAATCGTGGGTCGTGCGTTGAAGGATTTTGCTCGTCGTGATGAGGTTGTTATTGCAACAAAGGTTTACTTCCGCATGAAGCCGGGGCCAAATGGTGCAGGTTTGTCGAGAAAAGCCATTATGAATGAGATTGATAACAGCTTGAAGCGCCTAGGCACCGATTATGTGGATCTGTATCAGATCCATCGATGGGACAGCAGTACTCCAATAGAAGAAACGATGGAGGCCCTTCATGATGTTGTTAAGGCGGGGAAAGTCCGTTATATAGGAGCTTCTTCAATGTACGCCTGGCAGTTTATGAAGGCTCAGCATACGGCGGAACGCAACGGCTGGACCCCATTTGTCTCCATGCAGAATCTATTGAATCTGATGTATCGGGAAGAAGAGCGGGAAATGCTGCCTCTCTGTCGTGAAGAGGGAGTGGGTGTAATTCCATGGAGTCCTCTTGCCAAAGGGCGTCTTACTCGGGATTGGGATGAGAAAACAGCCCGTTCATCGAACGACGAAGCAGGAGACCGACTTGCTGCGGGAATGGTTGATGCCGATCGTAAAATAGTGGAGACTGTCGCTGATATTGCGAACAAACGAGGTGTTTCCAGAGCAACCGTTGCACTGGCATGGTTATTGCAAAAAGAAGGTGTCACCGCACCAATTGTGGGTGCAACGAAAGAACATCATCTGGAGGATGCCGTAGCAGCCTTGTCCGTAAAGCTAGATGCGCAGGAGATTGCAAGCTTGGAGGAATACTACGTACCACACAAAATATATGGCATGTAA
- a CDS encoding DMT family transporter, whose protein sequence is MNKTWLSVVIAALFEVGWVIGLKHASGFLEWGATLIAIIVSFTLMIAASRSLDVGTVYAVFVGLGTAGTVLAEIILFDAAIQSGKMLLIGVLLLGVIGLKMLSKGKTKEVHES, encoded by the coding sequence ATGAACAAAACATGGTTGTCCGTCGTTATTGCAGCTTTATTTGAGGTCGGTTGGGTCATTGGATTGAAACATGCCAGTGGTTTTCTGGAGTGGGGGGCTACACTGATCGCGATTATTGTCAGTTTCACCTTGATGATTGCGGCTTCCCGCTCACTTGATGTAGGGACTGTATATGCGGTATTCGTTGGACTGGGTACAGCAGGGACTGTACTGGCAGAGATTATATTGTTTGATGCGGCGATTCAATCCGGGAAAATGCTGCTCATTGGGGTTCTTTTACTGGGCGTAATCGGTCTTAAAATGCTTAGCAAAGGAAAAACAAAGGAGGTACATGAATCATGA
- a CDS encoding DMT family transporter gives MNWVFLILAGVFEMIGVLMINKLHKDRNLMSIILLVAGFGLSFLFLSLAMKTLPMGTAYAVWTGIGASGGAILGMIFYGEPRNALRILFIAMVLGSAVGLKLVS, from the coding sequence ATGAATTGGGTATTTCTTATTTTGGCAGGTGTCTTTGAAATGATTGGGGTTTTGATGATTAATAAATTGCACAAAGATCGTAACCTGATGTCAATCATACTGTTGGTTGCAGGTTTTGGACTAAGCTTTCTGTTCCTATCGCTGGCGATGAAGACTCTTCCGATGGGAACGGCATACGCTGTATGGACGGGAATCGGAGCTTCCGGGGGAGCTATTCTCGGCATGATATTTTATGGAGAACCTCGAAATGCGTTAAGAATTCTGTTTATTGCCATGGTGCTTGGATCAGCAGTAGGGTTGAAACTGGTAAGTTAA
- a CDS encoding DEAD/DEAH box helicase, whose protein sequence is MTFKDLNIIPAILEGLSKANYTAPTPIQEQAIPAVLAGRDLLGCAQTGTGKTAAFSVPIIQLLSEKSNGPKAARHIRSLILTPTRELAIQISDNIKAYSRFTDIRCAAIVGGVSQKVQERALNQGADIIIATPGRLIDLVNQKRIDLKHVQILVLDEADRMLDMGFIHDVKRIIAKMPSKKQTLFFSATMPPEITKMVKTLLVDPVKVEITPVSSTVDRIEQSVYLLENGKKQSLLNHILQDKSIVSALVFTRTKRGADRVTRDLSKVNITAQAIHGNKSQNERQRALNNFKSGVTRVLVATDIAARGIDVEELSHVINFNLPNIPETYVHRIGRTGRAGHSGMAISFCEKEELPFLKDIEKVIKKTIPEVKNHPYPMTSVPAFVKSNQTSKSASHKSAADKPAKSKANPARKPKSEWFKKSGKANHSKPNGSKPNSGKPNHNSTSHSKPKSSKVNKAL, encoded by the coding sequence ATGACATTTAAAGACTTGAATATTATACCCGCAATTTTGGAAGGCTTAAGCAAAGCAAACTATACTGCCCCTACACCTATACAGGAACAGGCGATTCCGGCCGTATTGGCAGGCAGAGATTTACTTGGCTGTGCGCAAACAGGTACAGGCAAGACGGCAGCATTTTCTGTGCCTATCATTCAGTTATTAAGCGAAAAGTCGAACGGCCCCAAAGCCGCACGCCATATTCGCTCATTGATTTTAACACCAACAAGAGAACTTGCGATTCAGATTTCAGATAATATTAAGGCATATAGCCGTTTTACCGATATTCGTTGTGCCGCAATCGTGGGAGGCGTTTCACAAAAAGTCCAGGAGCGTGCGCTCAATCAAGGTGCAGATATTATTATTGCAACGCCTGGTAGACTGATTGACTTGGTCAATCAAAAGCGTATTGATCTGAAACATGTGCAAATACTGGTTCTTGATGAAGCAGACCGCATGTTGGATATGGGCTTCATTCATGATGTGAAGCGAATCATTGCGAAGATGCCGAGCAAGAAACAGACGTTATTCTTCTCAGCTACAATGCCTCCGGAAATTACAAAAATGGTAAAAACACTGCTCGTTGATCCGGTAAAAGTAGAAATTACACCCGTCTCCTCCACTGTGGATCGAATTGAACAGTCTGTGTATTTATTAGAAAATGGCAAAAAACAGAGTCTGTTGAATCATATCTTGCAGGATAAATCTATTGTTTCGGCATTGGTATTCACTCGTACAAAGCGTGGAGCTGACCGTGTAACTCGCGATTTGTCCAAAGTGAATATTACGGCTCAGGCCATTCATGGCAACAAATCTCAAAATGAGCGTCAAAGAGCCTTGAATAATTTCAAAAGTGGAGTTACACGAGTACTGGTGGCGACGGATATAGCGGCAAGGGGCATTGATGTTGAAGAGCTGTCACATGTAATCAACTTCAACCTTCCTAATATTCCGGAAACGTATGTCCACCGAATTGGCCGTACAGGTAGAGCAGGGCATAGCGGAATGGCGATTTCCTTTTGTGAAAAGGAAGAGCTTCCGTTCCTGAAGGATATCGAGAAAGTAATCAAGAAGACCATTCCTGAAGTGAAAAATCATCCTTATCCGATGACAAGTGTGCCTGCTTTTGTAAAATCGAATCAAACATCGAAGTCTGCATCTCATAAATCTGCAGCCGATAAACCCGCGAAGTCAAAAGCGAATCCGGCTCGCAAACCTAAATCCGAGTGGTTTAAGAAGAGCGGTAAAGCTAATCACAGTAAGCCAAACGGTAGTAAGCCAAATAGCGGTAAACCAAACCACAATAGCACAAGTCACAGTAAACCAAAGAGCAGCAAAGTGAATAAAGCTCTCTAA
- a CDS encoding antibiotic biosynthesis monooxygenase, whose protein sequence is MFIQTRVMVVEKGHSHKLVERFSAPSPVEEMPGLIDFSVMVNKKSKEHEEVMVLIRWESEEDWKNWEKSDVHIKGHKEKRGQEKPEYLISTTVNMYEVQKVKTARVSNA, encoded by the coding sequence ATGTTCATTCAAACTCGCGTTATGGTAGTCGAAAAAGGCCATAGTCATAAACTGGTGGAACGTTTCAGTGCCCCTAGCCCTGTAGAGGAAATGCCGGGACTGATTGATTTCAGTGTAATGGTTAACAAAAAGAGTAAAGAACACGAAGAAGTGATGGTGCTGATTCGTTGGGAGTCGGAAGAAGACTGGAAGAATTGGGAGAAAAGCGATGTGCATATTAAAGGTCATAAGGAGAAAAGAGGACAGGAGAAACCCGAGTATCTGATTAGCACTACGGTAAATATGTACGAAGTACAGAAAGTGAAGACAGCTAGAGTATCGAATGCATAG
- a CDS encoding MmcQ/YjbR family DNA-binding protein → MKNKIIEYCLKKKGATKDYPFGADPVAMKIAGKMFALIFEDKAENVRLNLKCDPIIAENLREQHEAVQPGYHMNKKHWNTIILDGSLSEQDIFVMIDHSYDLVVKTLSKSLLESTYLN, encoded by the coding sequence TTGAAGAATAAGATTATAGAGTACTGTTTGAAGAAAAAAGGTGCAACAAAGGATTATCCCTTCGGAGCCGATCCTGTTGCTATGAAAATTGCAGGGAAAATGTTTGCGCTTATTTTTGAGGACAAGGCGGAAAACGTTCGCTTGAACTTAAAATGTGATCCGATCATTGCCGAAAACCTGAGAGAGCAGCATGAAGCTGTTCAACCGGGGTATCATATGAACAAAAAGCATTGGAATACCATTATTCTAGATGGCTCCTTGTCGGAGCAGGATATCTTTGTCATGATTGATCATTCGTACGATTTGGTTGTCAAAACGCTGTCCAAGAGTCTTTTGGAATCCACATATCTTAATTAG
- a CDS encoding TetR/AcrR family transcriptional regulator, protein MTKVDRRIRKSQEAIKAAVIELMSEKNFDDITLQDISDRADVSRGTIYLHYVDKYDLLDKLIDGHIQELSEICHSVSDLEWKESIVPWFTYLEQNYLFFSTMMASKGAGQFRNRLVEFLNEDFKEEVHLSQARKSGLSEDIILQYVVMSYVGVVEWWIKNEMPYPPEVMSEQLGELIKMNLG, encoded by the coding sequence ATGACCAAAGTGGATCGAAGAATTCGAAAATCACAAGAAGCCATCAAAGCAGCAGTGATTGAATTGATGTCAGAAAAAAATTTCGATGATATTACTCTACAGGATATTTCCGATAGAGCGGACGTTAGCAGAGGCACCATTTATCTGCACTACGTCGATAAGTATGATCTGTTGGACAAGCTCATTGACGGGCATATCCAAGAATTAAGTGAAATTTGTCATTCGGTTTCCGACTTGGAATGGAAAGAATCCATCGTTCCCTGGTTTACCTATTTGGAACAGAATTACTTGTTCTTCTCGACGATGATGGCCAGTAAGGGAGCGGGACAATTCCGCAACCGCTTGGTTGAATTTCTTAATGAGGATTTTAAGGAGGAAGTACACTTATCTCAGGCCAGAAAATCCGGATTAAGTGAGGATATCATTCTCCAATATGTGGTCATGTCTTATGTGGGGGTCGTTGAGTGGTGGATCAAGAACGAAATGCCCTATCCACCCGAAGTCATGTCTGAGCAATTAGGAGAATTAATCAAAATGAATTTGGGATAA
- a CDS encoding MFS transporter translates to MQRLWTKSFILMTLGLLFLFTAFYMLYPTLPLFIKEMGGNEKQLGLAMGALMLSSVILRPFVGGLLDRFGRRPFMIGGLILFILAMYMYNWVGGIIMLIGLRIVHGMSWAVSTTSMMTAVTDMIPSARRGEGMGWFSTSMTLAMAVGPMIGLGIMQGTSYQTMFLFAVGLSVVALLLTLGAKMPFQPHTDRKKIQIFEKSVLPVMAPIFFLFIAYGGITTFVPLFAEQIKVNSGTFFLVYAATLALSRPIAGKLSDKKGETAVILPALIITIIALIVLSFATSLLGVLASAVLYGIGFGSAQPALQAITLRLAPEDRKGAANAFFSTATDLGIGLGAMVLGLVSEYMSYHILFMVSALSVLVSFLLFMIYVRRLLKIKQTLPAKTSDSVSL, encoded by the coding sequence ATGCAACGTTTATGGACAAAGTCATTTATTCTAATGACGCTGGGTTTGCTTTTTTTATTTACTGCATTTTATATGCTGTATCCCACACTGCCACTTTTCATTAAAGAGATGGGTGGCAATGAAAAACAGCTGGGCTTGGCTATGGGAGCTTTAATGTTATCTTCCGTCATCCTTCGTCCTTTTGTTGGTGGACTACTGGATCGATTCGGCAGACGTCCGTTTATGATCGGAGGGTTGATTTTATTTATATTGGCGATGTACATGTACAACTGGGTTGGTGGAATTATCATGCTGATTGGACTTCGTATCGTGCATGGAATGAGCTGGGCTGTATCCACAACTTCCATGATGACAGCTGTGACTGACATGATTCCATCGGCTCGGCGCGGGGAAGGTATGGGGTGGTTTAGCACCTCCATGACGCTGGCAATGGCGGTTGGCCCCATGATTGGTCTGGGGATTATGCAAGGCACATCATATCAGACGATGTTTCTCTTTGCTGTTGGTTTGTCCGTCGTGGCCCTGCTTTTGACGCTAGGAGCCAAAATGCCATTTCAACCACATACGGACAGAAAGAAAATCCAAATCTTCGAAAAATCAGTCCTGCCTGTGATGGCGCCAATCTTTTTTCTTTTCATTGCATATGGTGGAATTACTACATTTGTACCCTTGTTTGCGGAGCAGATCAAAGTCAATTCTGGCACATTCTTTCTGGTCTATGCCGCGACACTTGCACTATCCCGGCCCATTGCGGGGAAGCTGTCCGATAAGAAAGGAGAGACAGCAGTCATTCTCCCGGCCCTTATCATTACGATCATTGCTTTGATTGTGCTTAGCTTTGCAACCAGTTTACTTGGCGTGCTCGCTTCAGCAGTTCTGTACGGGATCGGCTTTGGTTCCGCTCAGCCAGCTCTTCAGGCCATTACGCTCCGCCTTGCCCCCGAGGATCGGAAAGGGGCAGCCAATGCTTTCTTTTCAACGGCGACTGATCTCGGTATCGGACTGGGTGCGATGGTCTTGGGTCTGGTCTCTGAATACATGAGCTATCACATATTGTTTATGGTTAGTGCCTTGTCGGTCCTGGTTTCTTTTCTGCTTTTCATGATCTACGTAAGACGGTTGTTGAAAATCAAACAGACACTGCCTGCCAAAACGAGTGATTCCGTTTCATTGTAG
- a CDS encoding GNAT family N-acetyltransferase: protein MFIREIEERDNQEVESLIRSCLIEFGANKSGTAWADPNLGDFYHLYQREGSRYWVVEHNSTVVAGCGIGPVEGFSHICELQKMYALKEARGTGISYELLQISLDFAKEHYEQCYLETLNNMVAANKFYIKNGFIPLEEPLNATEHFACDAWYIKTL from the coding sequence ATGTTCATTAGAGAGATAGAAGAAAGAGATAATCAAGAAGTAGAGTCTCTGATTCGAAGTTGTTTGATCGAATTCGGGGCCAATAAATCTGGGACAGCGTGGGCTGATCCGAATCTGGGCGATTTTTATCATCTTTATCAACGCGAGGGCTCCAGGTATTGGGTGGTTGAGCATAACTCAACCGTTGTAGCTGGCTGCGGTATCGGACCCGTGGAGGGATTTTCACATATTTGTGAGTTGCAGAAGATGTATGCCTTAAAAGAAGCACGAGGCACCGGAATCTCATATGAATTGCTTCAGATTTCCCTTGATTTTGCCAAAGAACACTATGAACAATGTTATCTTGAGACGCTTAACAATATGGTTGCGGCCAACAAGTTCTATATCAAGAACGGTTTTATTCCTTTAGAAGAACCGTTAAATGCAACGGAGCATTTTGCTTGTGATGCATGGTATATCAAAACATTATAA
- a CDS encoding TetR/AcrR family transcriptional regulator — protein MDKTNTTSRSERRDAAENRQRILDVASTLFELHGVERVSMNQIASEAQIGAGTLYRRYRNKSELCMDLIKDNAALFFDDVEIYLQENAQYPPTERLRGLLTLFIQFREKNAELLSGIENAVYQGSESRTSSPLYDQLHQQLFGLFEEMATESDESQAISLFKTDMLLTAMSNDSYLFQKNVRGNSPDRIVEQLCLTFL, from the coding sequence GTGGATAAAACCAATACAACCTCTCGTTCGGAGCGACGGGATGCTGCCGAGAATCGCCAACGTATCTTGGATGTGGCTAGCACATTATTCGAGCTGCACGGCGTGGAGCGGGTCAGCATGAATCAGATCGCTTCCGAAGCGCAGATTGGAGCGGGTACCTTATACCGCCGATACCGCAATAAAAGTGAGTTATGTATGGACTTGATCAAAGATAACGCAGCGCTGTTCTTCGATGATGTGGAGATATATTTGCAGGAAAACGCACAGTATCCACCAACTGAGCGATTGCGGGGTCTGCTGACGTTGTTTATCCAGTTTAGAGAGAAAAATGCGGAGCTGCTCTCGGGCATCGAGAATGCAGTATATCAAGGATCAGAGTCCAGAACCTCAAGTCCTCTTTATGACCAATTGCATCAACAGCTATTTGGATTATTCGAAGAGATGGCAACAGAGAGCGACGAATCGCAGGCCATCAGCTTGTTCAAAACGGACATGCTTCTGACTGCCATGAGTAATGATTCGTATCTGTTTCAAAAAAACGTACGCGGCAACTCTCCTGACCGCATTGTAGAGCAGCTCTGTTTGACGTTTCTTTAA
- a CDS encoding cysteine hydrolase family protein: protein MESHHNQAALLVMDMQNIIVSQYAKHEDALFPFQKAIEAARRHNVPVIFVKVGHRQDSPPISERNKLFGKKSSRGGENAANPAMKMAMDIHESVQPLPGEHIVDKFRVSGFSGSNLENLLQSHGINTLILSGIATSGVVLSTLCEAADKDYALTVLSDACLDRDPEVHRVLVESVFPKQADVLTVDDWINSLM from the coding sequence ATGGAGAGTCATCATAACCAAGCTGCACTTCTGGTCATGGATATGCAGAACATCATTGTATCGCAATATGCGAAGCACGAGGATGCACTGTTCCCTTTTCAGAAAGCGATAGAAGCAGCTCGCAGACATAACGTACCTGTGATTTTTGTGAAGGTTGGTCATCGCCAGGATTCCCCTCCAATCAGTGAGCGCAACAAATTGTTTGGAAAAAAGTCGAGCCGTGGTGGAGAGAACGCAGCCAATCCGGCGATGAAAATGGCAATGGACATTCACGAATCGGTACAGCCGCTTCCAGGAGAGCACATTGTGGACAAGTTCCGCGTCAGTGGATTCTCAGGAAGCAACCTGGAAAACCTTCTTCAATCCCATGGCATTAATACACTTATTCTTAGCGGTATCGCAACAAGTGGAGTAGTGCTGTCTACCTTGTGTGAGGCGGCGGATAAGGATTACGCGCTGACTGTACTTTCTGATGCTTGTCTGGATAGGGACCCTGAAGTTCATCGAGTTCTCGTAGAGAGCGTATTCCCCAAACAAGCTGATGTGCTGACAGTAGATGATTGGATAAATTCATTAATGTAA